TCGGCGGTCGGCAGCTCGTGGGTGCCGAGCTTGTCCTTGAGCCGGTCGATGAGGATCTCCGGCCGCCGCCGGCCGTGCTCCGTCGTCTCGACATAGAACAGCGCCAGGGCGCGGCTGCCGGGGCCGGCGCCTTCCGGCCTCGCCAAGGCGAGCGCGGCCTCGCCGACCACCGCCGAACTGAACCACTTGCGCCCGTACAGCCGCCATTGCCCGTCGGCATCGCGGCGGGCGATTGTCTCGGTCCGGCCGACATCCGAGCCGCCGGCGGTTTCGGTCATCCATTGCCCGCTGAGCCAGAAAGCCTCCGGGTCGCGGCTCAGGAAGTGCGGCAGCGCGCGTTCGCCCAGCGCGGCGTTGCCCGAGGCCTTGAGCGCGGTGGCGGCGCCGTCGGTCATCGCCAGTGGACAGGTGTAGAAGGCGCTCGCCACGTGGTAGAGGTAGACGCGGGCGAACTGCTCCAGACGCGCGTGGACGTGCGCCTCGTGGCCGGCGGCGAGGAGGGCATGGCGGGTGGTGAGCCAGGCCCCTTCCTGCCAGGCCGGGGTGAGCTCGATGCGGTCGATGCGGCGACCCCAGGCGTCCCAGGCGGTGAATAGCGGTTTTTTCGGTGTGCTTGCGCGCTCGCGCTGCCACGCCTTCAAGGCATAGTGACCGAGCGCGTCCAGATCGGCATCCAGCGCCTCGCGGCGCTCGGTCGGCAGGTGGCGGTCGAGAAGATCGAGCAGCAGCCGGTCGCTGCGATAGGGATGATCCAGTTGCGGCGGATCCTGCAGGAAGGCCATGGACAACTCCTTACGAGGCCAAGCTTGGGCCGAGTATAGGACCGCGTGCACGGTGCCCTCACGCGGGCGATACTCTGGCCTTTTCCAAGGCCGTGCCAGGGGGGAGCCTGAGGTGTTCAAGACTTGTCTGTGGCTCGTGTTGACCGCGTTCGCCGGTCTCGCTTCGGCGAGCGGGCTGGATGCCAACGAGCGCGAGGCGCGTGAGCTCTTCGCGCGACTGATCGCCTTCCGCACCGAGGCCGGCCAGGGCCAGGTGCCGGTGATGGCCGAATACCTCGCCGGGCGCTTCCGCGAGGCGGGTTTTCCCGCCGCCGACATCCACCTGATGCCGCACGGCGAGACCGCCGCGCTGGTGGTGCGCTACCGCGGCGACGGCAGCGGCGGACGGCCGATCGCGCTGCTCGCGCACATGGACGTGGTCACCGCGCGGCGCGAGGACTGGCAACGCGACCCGTTCACGCTGACCGAGGAGAACGGCTACTTCTACGGCCGCGGCACCGAAGACATCAAGAGCGGCGTCACCGTGCTCACCGCGAGCTTCCTGCGCCTGAAGCGCGAGGGCTTCGTGCCCAGCCGCGATCTCGTCATCGTGTTCACCGGCGATGAGGAAACCGCCCAGGACACCGTCGCCGAACTGCTCGCGCGGCACCGTGACTGGGTGGATGCGGAATTCGCGCTCAACACCGACGCCGGCGGCGGCGAACTGGACGAACAGGGCCGGCCGTTGATGTACGATCTGCAGACCGCCGAGAAGACCTACGCGAGCTTCGAGCTGACCACGCACAATCCCGGCGGGCACAGTTCGCAGCCGCGCGCCGACAACGCCATCTACGCGCTGGCCGACGCGCTGGAGAAGCTCAGGACGTTCCGCTTCCCGGTGATGTGGAACGACACCACGCTGGCCTCGTTCAAGGCGCGCGGCGCGGTGACGCCTGGCGCGCTCGGCAAGGCGATGCGCCACTTCGCGCGCGACCCGCACGATGCCGCCGCCGCCGAACTGCTCGCCGGCGAGCCTGCCGAAGTGGGCAAGACGCGCACCACCTGCGTGGCGACGCTGCTGCGCGGCGGGCATGCCGAGAACGCGCTGCCGCAGTCGGCCACCGCCACGGTCAACTGCCGCATCTTCCCCGGCGTCGCCGTCGCCGAGGTGCAGCGCACGCTGGCCGCGCTGGTCGGGCCGGAGGTCGCGGTGACGCCGATCGGCAAGGCGCTGGCCAGCGACGCCTCGCCGCTGCGCGCGGACGTGCTCGCCGCGGTCGGCAAGGCGGTCCACGCCATCCATCCGGGCGTGCCGGTCACGCCGATGCAGGAATCGGGCGCCACCGACGGGCTGTATTTCCGCGCCGCCGGCATCCCGACCTACGGCGTCGGCTGCGTCTTCATCAAGAGCAGCGACGAATTCGCCCACGGTCTGAACGAGCGCATCCCGGTGCAGTCGTTCTACGAGGACCTGCGCTTCTGGCACGTGCTGCTGACCACGCTGGCCGGCCACGGCGCCGCATAGCGGTTCAGCGCACCGGCCGTCGCCGTACGCCGGCGCCGAGCGCGCCGATCAGGAGCAGGGTGAGCGCGATCTCCACCAGCGCCAGCGTGCGCGTGGCGGGGTCGCTCCAGGCCTCGCTCACGCCATGGCAGAAGTAGCACAGGGACAGGATGCCCGCCCACAGCAGCGCGCGCTGCACGCGACGGATCGCCAGCAGCGGCGCGAGCAGCGGCAGTGCGGTGATGGCGAGTACGAAGGCGACCGGCAGCCGCGCGGGCGGAGCCAGCCAGGCATGCCAGAGGATCTGCAGCGCAAACAAGGCGGCCCAGGCGGCGAGGCCGACGCGTTGCACCGTGGACGGACCGGCCGCGCTCATGCGCTGGTGGCGAGACGGCGGGCGACGTCCGCCAGCCGGCGCCCGAGCGCGCGGGCCAGGGCGTGTTCGTGCTCGTCGATGGCGCGCTCGCCGTCCGCACCGGCCAGGTGGCTCGCGCCGTACGGCGTGCCGCCGCCGCGAGTCAGCGTGAGCGCGGGCTCCGTGTAAGGCAGGCCGACCAGCAGCATGCCCTGGTGCAGGAGCGGCAGCGCCATGCTGAGCAGGGTGCTTTCCTGGCCGCCGTGCAGGCTGGCGGTGCTGGTGAAGACTGCCGCCGGTTTGCCGGCCAGCGCGCCGCTCGCCCACAGGTCGCCGGTGCCGTCGAGGAAATGCTTGAGCGGCGCGGCCATGTTGCCGAAACGGGTCGGACTGCCGAGCGCGAGACCCGCGCAGTCGATGAGGTCTGCATGGCTGGCATAGGGCGCGCCGGCTTCCGGCTCGGGCGGCTGGGCCAGTTCGGTGACCGGCGCCACCGGCGGCACCTGGCGCAGCCGTGCGTACATGCCGGGCACTTCTTCCACGCCGCGGGCGATGAGCCGCGCGAGCTTGGCGGTATGGCCGGTGCGGCTGTAGTAGAGAACCAGGATGTCCATGCGGGGCATGCAGTGCTCACGGGCGATGCACTAGTGTAGCGGCAGCCTTCGCGCATCCCTTGGGTTGGACTTTTCCGGAGAACTGGCGAGTGCGCATCGACCGTGACCGCATCCGGGCCTTCGTGCGCTTCCTCTGGCAGCGCTTCCTGGACGACAAGTGTTTCGAGACCGCCGGCGCACTGTCCTACACCACGCTGGTGTCGCTGGTGCCGCTCACCGTGGCGGTGTTCGCGATGATCTCGGCGTTCCAGGTGTTCGAGGGCGCGCGCGACC
The DNA window shown above is from Aerosticca soli and carries:
- a CDS encoding M20/M25/M40 family metallo-hydrolase, which codes for MFKTCLWLVLTAFAGLASASGLDANEREARELFARLIAFRTEAGQGQVPVMAEYLAGRFREAGFPAADIHLMPHGETAALVVRYRGDGSGGRPIALLAHMDVVTARREDWQRDPFTLTEENGYFYGRGTEDIKSGVTVLTASFLRLKREGFVPSRDLVIVFTGDEETAQDTVAELLARHRDWVDAEFALNTDAGGGELDEQGRPLMYDLQTAEKTYASFELTTHNPGGHSSQPRADNAIYALADALEKLRTFRFPVMWNDTTLASFKARGAVTPGALGKAMRHFARDPHDAAAAELLAGEPAEVGKTRTTCVATLLRGGHAENALPQSATATVNCRIFPGVAVAEVQRTLAALVGPEVAVTPIGKALASDASPLRADVLAAVGKAVHAIHPGVPVTPMQESGATDGLYFRAAGIPTYGVGCVFIKSSDEFAHGLNERIPVQSFYEDLRFWHVLLTTLAGHGAA
- a CDS encoding DUF2069 domain-containing protein; amino-acid sequence: MSAAGPSTVQRVGLAAWAALFALQILWHAWLAPPARLPVAFVLAITALPLLAPLLAIRRVQRALLWAGILSLCYFCHGVSEAWSDPATRTLALVEIALTLLLIGALGAGVRRRPVR
- the wrbA gene encoding NAD(P)H:quinone oxidoreductase produces the protein MDILVLYYSRTGHTAKLARLIARGVEEVPGMYARLRQVPPVAPVTELAQPPEPEAGAPYASHADLIDCAGLALGSPTRFGNMAAPLKHFLDGTGDLWASGALAGKPAAVFTSTASLHGGQESTLLSMALPLLHQGMLLVGLPYTEPALTLTRGGGTPYGASHLAGADGERAIDEHEHALARALGRRLADVARRLATSA